From Pseudomonas fluorescens:
CGTTCCGCCGGCCAGCGTCGCGAGCCAGGGTGACTGGCACGGCCATCGGTGACTGAGATCAGTTGGATCGGCCGGCCCAGCGCGGCCAGGCCCTGCAGCAGGCCTCCGCAGCCGAGCACCTCATCGTCCGGGTGCGGCGCAATGATCACGGCGCGATGGCCCTCGGGCACCAGTTGCTCAACGCTGATCAGGGGCAACTGCGCCATATGGGGCGAGGCCTGCCACTGATGCAGCGGGGTGCCTTGGCCCACAATGGGATTGGGTTTCATAACTGCCACCTCCCTGGGGCGCCGCCCGCCACCTGCTCGCCGAGGGCGGCCAGGTCGCGTTCGGCATGACTTTGACGCACAAACACCGGTAAGTCCGCCATCAGCTGGGCGAAGTGCGGGTCCTTGCAATAGGGCCCGGCACCGGTCGCGCGACCGACGTGGCGCATCACCTGCTCAACCGTATCCTCGAGGGCGGCGCGCACTTGCTGGGCCAGTTGTCGGGCGTCGGCCTGCGGTTGCCGGTCGATCTGTGCGGCGCTGGCCCGCAGTACGCAGGCTGCGCTGTTCAACGCGCTGTCGACCGCGCCCAGGTGGGCCAGGGCATGGGGCTCTGGGCGTTTGCTGCACTGCGCGCGCAGCACTTCGGCCAGGCGCTGTGCGGCGCCATACCAGCACGCGGCAATACCGATGCCACCGTGCCAAAAACCCGGGCGCGCCAGGTAGTCGCCCGGTGCGCCGACGGCGATGCCCAGGGCATTGTCGAAAAGGATCTCGACACTGCCCGTGGCCGCCATCCCCACGGCGTTCCAGCCCTCATCGGTCACGGTGATGCCTGGCTGATGCATCTGCACCGCGACCAGCTGCTGGCGATCCTGTTCATTCCAAGCGGTGAGCAGCCCATGGCTGACCACCGCCGCGCCGGAGCACCAGGCTTTACGCCCCTCAAGGATCAAGCGCGAGCCATCGCGGCGCACGCGGACCTTGGCCGTCGGCGGTTCGGCTGCCCACATGCCCCATGTACTGCCCAAGGGCGGCAAGGGGCTGCGCAGTTCGGCGATAATTGCCAGGGCATCGGTATGGCCTTCGAACAACTTGCACAGGCGCAAGTCATGCCCGGCTACCTGCGCCAGGCCGCTGAGGCGCTCCAGGGTCTGGCCGCTGCCGGGCAACGGCAACTGATCCAGGCCTTCTGCCTGAAGCGCCTTCAGGGCGGCGCCGAGGGCCTGCGTGTCCGCATAGCCTGGGTAGCCTTGAAGGAATCCATGCAAGGCCATGTCACACCTCGTCGTCACGCTGCAATTCAAACAGCAACAGCGAACGGCCGGTGACCGCGTATTCATGTTCGAACTCAAAGCGCTCCTGGCCGCGTACCGCTGGCTGGTTGGTATCCAGCATGCAGGTCCAGAACTCACCTTGCGGCACCGGCGGCAGGCGGAAATTGACCATGTCATGATGGGCATTGACCACCAGCAACAAGGTGGCATCGGCGCCCGCGCGGCGAATCCCGGTTTCCTGGGCGCGACCATCCATCAACATGCCCAGGCAGCGACCATGGCTGTCTTCCCATTGCTCGGTCGTCATCTCGTTGCCATCCGGTGACAGCCAGGTGACGTCCTTCACGCCGATATCTTCGTTGTAGTCGCCCACCAGGAAGCGACCCCGACGCAGGATCGGATAAGCCATTCGCAGCTTGATCAGGCGTTTGACGAACTTGAGCAGCGCCTTGCCGTCGTCGTCCAGGTCCCAGTTGACCCAGCCGATTTCGCTGTCCTGGCAATAGGCGTTGTTATTGCCGTGCTGGGTGCGGGCGAACTCGTCCCCGGCCACCAGCATCGGCGTGCCTTGGGCCAGCAGCAGCGTGGCGAAGAAGTTGCGCATCTGGCGCAGGCGCAGTGCGTTGATTTCAGGGTCGTCGGTGGGGCCTTCGACGCCGTGGTTCCAGGACAGGTTGTTGCTGGTGCCGTCCTGGTTGTTTTCGTCGTTGTCTTCGTTGTGCTTGTCGTTGTAGGAGACCAGGTCGTGCAAGGTGAAACCGTCATGGGCGGTGATGAAGTTCACCGAGCTGTACGGGCGACGGCCGCGATGGTTGAACATCTCGCCGGAGGCGGTCATGCGCCCGGCAAAATCTGCAAGCTGGCCGTCGTCACCTTTCCAGAAGGCACGCACGGTGTCGCGGAAACGGTCGTTCCATTCCACCCAGCCTGGCGGGAAGTTACCCACCTGGTAGCCGCCGGGGCCGCAGTCCCAGGGTTCGGCGATAAGTTTCAACTGGCGCAGGACCGGGTCCTGGCGACAGGCGACGAGGAAACTGTGGCGCTCGTCGAAGCCGTCACGGTAGCGGCCGAGGATGGTCGCCAGGTCGAAGCGGAAACCGTCGACGTGCATTTCGTTGGCCCAATAACGCAGCGAGTCGGTCACCATCTGCAGGACGCACGGGTGGCTCAGGTCGAGGGTGTTGCC
This genomic window contains:
- the glgX gene encoding glycogen debranching protein GlgX, producing the protein MSKADNHQAAPAHEPSRIREGLPFPLGATWDGLGVNFALFSANATKVELCLFDDTGEVEIERIELPEYTDEIFHGYLPDAHPGLIYGYRVYGAYDPANGHRFNHHKLLIDPYAKQLVGELKWSEALFGYTIGHPDDDLSFDERDSAPFVPKCKVIDPAHTWGNDQPVRVPWDRTIIYETHLRGISMRHPSVGESVRGTCAGLMEDDVLKHIRQLGISSVELLPVHAFVNDQHLLEKGMTNYWGYNSIAFFAPDPRYLASGKIAEFKEMVAHLHEAKLEVILDVVYNHTAEGNERGPTLSMRGIDNASYYRLMPDDKRFYINDSGTGNTLDLSHPCVLQMVTDSLRYWANEMHVDGFRFDLATILGRYRDGFDERHSFLVACRQDPVLRQLKLIAEPWDCGPGGYQVGNFPPGWVEWNDRFRDTVRAFWKGDDGQLADFAGRMTASGEMFNHRGRRPYSSVNFITAHDGFTLHDLVSYNDKHNEDNDENNQDGTSNNLSWNHGVEGPTDDPEINALRLRQMRNFFATLLLAQGTPMLVAGDEFARTQHGNNNAYCQDSEIGWVNWDLDDDGKALLKFVKRLIKLRMAYPILRRGRFLVGDYNEDIGVKDVTWLSPDGNEMTTEQWEDSHGRCLGMLMDGRAQETGIRRAGADATLLLVVNAHHDMVNFRLPPVPQGEFWTCMLDTNQPAVRGQERFEFEHEYAVTGRSLLLFELQRDDEV
- a CDS encoding acyl-CoA dehydrogenase family protein, encoding MALHGFLQGYPGYADTQALGAALKALQAEGLDQLPLPGSGQTLERLSGLAQVAGHDLRLCKLFEGHTDALAIIAELRSPLPPLGSTWGMWAAEPPTAKVRVRRDGSRLILEGRKAWCSGAAVVSHGLLTAWNEQDRQQLVAVQMHQPGITVTDEGWNAVGMAATGSVEILFDNALGIAVGAPGDYLARPGFWHGGIGIAACWYGAAQRLAEVLRAQCSKRPEPHALAHLGAVDSALNSAACVLRASAAQIDRQPQADARQLAQQVRAALEDTVEQVMRHVGRATGAGPYCKDPHFAQLMADLPVFVRQSHAERDLAALGEQVAGGAPGRWQL